In [Clostridium] cellulosi, one genomic interval encodes:
- a CDS encoding glycosyl transferase group 1 (High confidence in function and specificity), translating into MSGTKKLNVAFLTTYPPRECGIATFTQDIINELKKSTSVKTGVIAITDQPMHYGEDVRLELKQHDRTSYIETARKINRSDIDVLVVEHEYGIYGGECGEYLLALIELLEKPIVTTLHTVLPSPSDKQREILKQLCAKSEKVVTMAMNSRKVLEDVYDVDSSKIELIHHGVPDLKLPERDELKKELGLENRIVISTFGLISPGKGLEYGIEAVAQTAKKHPEVLYLILGQTHPVIRKQHGEVYRNSLEKMVRELQAEDNVRFVNRYLTKEEIIRYLKLSDIYMTPYLGKDQAVSGTLAYAVGCGRIIVSTPYSYAKEMLADGRGLLADFEDSASLSECINYVIEHPERKKQMEQKTKLLGDNMKWSVVADCYRRTFYKAYREYSKKERVAV; encoded by the coding sequence ATGAGTGGCACAAAAAAGTTGAATGTCGCTTTTTTAACAACGTATCCTCCACGAGAATGCGGAATAGCAACATTCACCCAAGATATCATCAACGAGCTCAAAAAATCAACGTCAGTAAAAACCGGCGTAATAGCGATTACAGATCAACCTATGCATTACGGGGAAGATGTACGGCTTGAACTCAAACAGCATGACCGTACAAGCTATATAGAGACTGCGAGAAAAATAAATCGATCTGACATTGACGTATTAGTAGTGGAGCACGAGTATGGAATTTACGGTGGTGAATGCGGCGAATATCTGCTTGCCCTTATTGAGCTTTTGGAAAAGCCAATTGTTACAACACTTCACACCGTACTACCATCTCCAAGCGACAAACAAAGGGAGATTCTTAAACAGCTTTGCGCAAAAAGTGAAAAGGTTGTAACCATGGCGATGAATTCAAGAAAAGTGCTGGAAGACGTATATGATGTTGATTCCAGTAAAATTGAATTGATTCACCATGGCGTACCGGATTTAAAGTTGCCGGAAAGGGACGAACTAAAAAAAGAACTTGGTTTAGAAAATCGCATAGTAATCAGTACATTTGGCCTTATCAGTCCCGGAAAAGGTTTGGAATATGGCATTGAGGCCGTTGCCCAGACCGCCAAAAAGCATCCGGAAGTGCTGTACCTTATACTCGGTCAGACACATCCGGTAATACGAAAACAGCATGGTGAAGTATATCGCAACAGCCTTGAGAAAATGGTACGCGAACTGCAGGCTGAGGACAATGTCCGGTTTGTGAACCGGTATCTCACAAAAGAGGAGATAATCCGTTATCTAAAACTGTCCGATATTTACATGACGCCTTATCTCGGCAAAGATCAAGCTGTTAGTGGTACGCTTGCTTATGCCGTCGGATGCGGCAGGATTATTGTTTCCACTCCTTATTCATATGCGAAAGAAATGCTTGCGGATGGCAGGGGACTGCTTGCAGACTTTGAAGATTCAGCATCTTTAAGTGAATGTATAAATTATGTAATTGAGCACCCAGAAAGAAAGAAACAGATGGAGCAGAAAACAAAACTGCTCGGTGACAACATGAAATGGAGTGTTGTTGCGGACTGTTATAGGCGTACATTCTATAAAGCATACAGAGAATATTCAAAGAAGGAGCGGGTAGCCGTATGA
- a CDS encoding hypothetical protein (High confidence in function and specificity) produces the protein MSPQCRKLPDERFIFRLTDDTGMFQHSIYAVPDPTKGYTSDDNARALIMAAMFYKASGEERYLDLVTRYLSFLAYAQNDGWFRNFMDYDRNFTEKKGSDDCFGRCLLALGFTASRTYLPNSIRGVADKIFRDAVDSCDKLSFLRGKAYAAIGLCFKNEEKYHSILSKLAYDIAIAYEHCAAADWKWFENEITYCNAVLPWAMLEAYEILKDEHYRKIGLESLDFLLKTTFVGDMFRPVGCKGWYKRGETPAEFDQQPVEACGTMLACLKAFKLTENNAYHSYARQCLEWYTGHNSLNISLIDPDTGGCMDGLTPKGLNHNQGAESLVCWIIASLASHTYFKEEDKEE, from the coding sequence ATGAGTCCACAGTGCCGTAAACTTCCGGATGAGCGGTTTATATTCCGTTTAACCGACGATACCGGTATGTTTCAGCACTCGATTTACGCCGTTCCTGACCCCACAAAAGGCTATACCAGCGATGACAACGCACGGGCGCTGATTATGGCAGCTATGTTTTACAAAGCGTCCGGAGAGGAACGTTATCTGGATTTGGTTACTCGTTATCTTAGTTTTCTGGCGTATGCTCAAAACGACGGATGGTTTCGCAATTTCATGGATTATGACCGAAATTTTACCGAGAAGAAAGGCTCCGATGATTGTTTCGGCCGGTGCCTGTTAGCGTTGGGATTCACTGCATCTCGCACGTATTTACCAAATAGTATTCGCGGTGTTGCGGACAAGATATTCCGCGATGCAGTTGACAGTTGTGACAAATTATCCTTTTTGAGAGGTAAAGCTTACGCTGCAATAGGCTTATGTTTCAAAAATGAAGAGAAGTATCACAGTATTCTTTCAAAACTGGCGTATGATATTGCCATTGCATATGAGCATTGTGCCGCAGCGGATTGGAAATGGTTCGAAAATGAAATTACCTACTGTAACGCAGTCCTGCCATGGGCAATGCTTGAAGCATATGAAATTTTAAAGGACGAACATTATCGAAAAATCGGGTTGGAAAGCCTTGATTTCCTTTTAAAAACAACATTTGTAGGGGATATGTTCCGCCCTGTGGGCTGCAAGGGTTGGTATAAGCGCGGAGAAACACCTGCGGAATTTGATCAGCAGCCAGTTGAAGCTTGCGGAACGATGCTTGCATGCCTAAAGGCTTTCAAGCTAACCGAAAATAATGCCTATCACAGCTATGCTCGGCAATGTCTCGAATGGTACACCGGTCATAACAGTCTTAATATTTCGCTCATAGACCCGGATACGGGCGGTTGTATGGACGGGCTTACCCCGAAAGGCCTAAACCATAATCAGGGAGCGGAAAGCCTTGTTTGCTGGATAATCGCATCGCTTGCTTCGCATACATATTTCAAAGAAGAAGACAAAGAAGAATGA
- the groL3 gene encoding 60 kDa chaperonin (High confidence in function and specificity), with protein MKMAKMIAFDEDARKSMLAGVDKLANAVKITLGPKGRNVVLERKYGSPIITNDGVTIAKEIELENPYENMGAQLVKEVASKTNDVAGDGTTTATLLAQTIVHNGLKNVASGSNPIALKRGIDKAVAKAVESIKNSSRKIKGREDIEFVASISSEDPQIGRFLADAMEKVSSDGVITIEESKTSETYIETVEGMQFDHGYISPYMVTDKEKMTAELEDPYILITDKKISNAQELLPALEIIVKKGAKLLIIAEDVDGDALATLIVNKLRGTFTCVAVKAPGYGDRRKEMLQDIAILTGGQVISSDMGMNLQDIKEDWFGKAKSVKVDKENTTIIDGLGDKQAIQDRIKSIKHQIETSTSDYDKEKLNERMAKLSGGVAVIRVGAATETEMKEKKYRVEDALNATKAAVEEGIIPGGGTAFINAIPDVQKLADSLEGDEKTGAYIIVRALEEPLRQIAANAGVDPSVVVEKVRNSEKSIGYDAAKEEYVDMFKSGIIDPVKVTRFALQNAASVAGMILTTESTVADKPEKKQPAPAPNPDMDY; from the coding sequence TTGAAAATGGCTAAGATGATAGCGTTTGATGAAGATGCAAGAAAGTCAATGCTTGCAGGTGTTGACAAACTGGCCAATGCGGTCAAGATTACGTTGGGCCCGAAAGGACGCAATGTCGTACTTGAGAGAAAATATGGCTCACCAATAATCACAAACGACGGTGTTACGATAGCAAAGGAAATCGAGTTGGAAAATCCATATGAGAATATGGGAGCCCAGCTTGTAAAGGAAGTTGCCAGCAAAACCAATGATGTCGCCGGTGATGGCACAACCACTGCTACACTTTTGGCACAGACTATTGTTCACAATGGCCTGAAGAATGTTGCTTCTGGTTCTAATCCGATAGCGCTCAAGCGCGGTATAGACAAGGCAGTTGCCAAAGCCGTCGAAAGCATCAAAAACAGCAGCCGCAAAATCAAAGGACGCGAGGACATTGAATTTGTCGCATCCATTTCCTCTGAAGATCCGCAGATTGGGCGTTTTTTGGCGGATGCAATGGAGAAAGTTTCTTCAGACGGTGTTATCACTATAGAAGAATCCAAAACATCAGAAACCTATATCGAAACGGTCGAAGGAATGCAGTTCGACCACGGCTATATTTCTCCCTACATGGTGACAGATAAGGAAAAAATGACGGCGGAGCTGGAGGATCCGTATATACTCATTACTGACAAGAAGATCAGCAATGCACAAGAACTCCTACCGGCCCTCGAAATTATCGTAAAGAAGGGCGCAAAGCTTCTGATTATTGCCGAGGATGTAGATGGTGATGCACTGGCCACATTGATAGTCAACAAACTCCGCGGTACATTCACATGCGTAGCGGTGAAGGCGCCCGGATACGGTGACCGTCGAAAAGAAATGCTTCAGGATATTGCAATACTGACCGGCGGTCAGGTAATATCCAGCGATATGGGCATGAACCTTCAGGATATCAAGGAAGACTGGTTCGGCAAAGCAAAATCAGTTAAGGTTGACAAAGAGAACACAACCATTATTGACGGTTTGGGCGATAAGCAGGCAATACAGGACCGCATAAAATCCATAAAACATCAGATTGAAACAAGCACCTCCGATTATGATAAAGAGAAGCTCAACGAGCGCATGGCAAAGCTCAGCGGCGGTGTAGCCGTTATCCGCGTTGGCGCCGCAACCGAGACAGAAATGAAAGAAAAGAAATACCGCGTCGAAGATGCATTGAATGCTACTAAGGCTGCTGTTGAGGAAGGTATTATTCCAGGCGGTGGTACTGCGTTTATCAATGCGATACCGGATGTCCAGAAGCTTGCGGATTCACTTGAAGGGGATGAAAAGACCGGCGCTTACATTATTGTACGTGCGCTGGAAGAGCCGCTTCGCCAGATCGCAGCGAATGCAGGTGTTGACCCCTCAGTCGTGGTCGAAAAGGTCCGCAACAGCGAAAAGAGCATCGGCTATGATGCAGCAAAAGAAGAATATGTCGATATGTTTAAATCCGGTATTATTGACCCTGTAAAAGTTACAAGGTTTGCACTTCAAAATGCTGCATCAGTAGCGGGTATGATTCTTACGACCGAAAGTACGGTTGCTGACAAGCCTGAAAAGAAGCAACCGGCACCGGCTCCAAACCCGGATATGGATTATTAA